From the genome of Papaver somniferum cultivar HN1 chromosome 2, ASM357369v1, whole genome shotgun sequence, one region includes:
- the LOC113351172 gene encoding protein ENHANCED PSEUDOMONAS SUSCEPTIBILTY 1-like, whose amino-acid sequence MDVRRVSTTNIRPASYIIQQASDTHKRIDLNPMDLLFLNIAYMQKGFLFTKQHEEGKSIKDKISHLKTSLSHTLDHFFPLAGRLGIEKHEDDGNTISIYINCNSEGAEFVHATADVSVEDIVSPTYVPQAVIDRMFLLTGVRNCQGQSHPLLSIQVTELIDGVFIGCSANHSVCDGTSFWKFINAWSEITSSSGNHTYSHPSPVFERWFINETDCPIRLHLSSVHDKLSAKKNITGTDEVPSLDLVEKCFHFTKSNIAALKERANLEIVSGTKQNMVISSLQAILAFVWTAVVRSRSCLNDNWDESRELELRLLMNNRTKLVPPLLETYFGNSIARGVVTVKEGQLVKGSGFGFLASVLNGVVNSNNFKKSRNFIESWIEKPLMPVPGGNTGIVGNVFVARSSQWFNMYGNNFGWGRPIAVRTGANGKSYGITTVNPGPVEESVAIEICLPIEVFKAMENDAEFMEAFSS is encoded by the coding sequence ATGGACGTTCGTCGTGTCTCTACAACTAATATCCGACCCGCGAGTTATATCATTCAGCAAGCCTCCGACACTCATAAACGGATTGATTTGAATCCCATGGATCTATTATTTCTGAACATTGCATATATGCAAAAGGGTTTTCTCTTCACTAAGCAACACGAAGAAGGAAAAAGTATCAAGGACAAGATTAGTCATCTTAAAACCTCTTTGTCACATACCCTTGATCATTTCTTTCCACTAGCCGGTCGCCTTGGAATCGAGAAACATGAAGACGATGGTAATACGATCTCCATCTATATCAACTGCAACTCTGAAGGTGCAGAATTTGTCCATGCCACTGCAGACGTTTCCGTGGAGGACATCGTCTCCCCGACCTATGTTCCTCAAGCCGTAATAGATCGAATGTTTTTGCTCACTGGGGTTAGAAACTGCCAAGGTCAGTCACATCCTTTACTTTCCATTCAAGTAACTGAATTAATTGACGGTGTCTTCATAGGGTGCAGCGCAAACCATTCAGTATGTGATGGTACATCATTCTGGAAATTCATTAATGCATGGTCAGAGATCACTAGCTCTTCCGGTAATCATACTTATTCACATCCTTCTCCGGTTTTTGAGCGCTGGTTTATCAACGAAACGGATTGCCCTATCCGTCTACATCTCTCTTCCGTCCATGACAAATTATCGGCAAAGAAAAATATCACAGGTACTGATGAAGTTCCATCCCTGGATCTTGTAGAGAAATGTTTTCATTTCACTAAATCTAACATTGCAGCACTAAAAGAGAGGGCTAACTTAGAGATCGTTTCTGGAACAAAACAAAATATGGTAATCTCTTCATTACAAGCAATATTAGCTTTTGTTTGGACGGCGGTAGTACGCTCCAGGAGCTGTTTAAATGATAATTGGGATGAAAGCCGAGAACTCGAACTGAGGCTATTGATGAATAACAGAACTAAGTTGGTTCCACCATTGCTGGAAACATACTTTGGCAACTCAATAGCAAGGGGAGTTGTTACTGTGAAGGAGGGTCAGCTGGTCAAGGGGTCGGGATTCGGTTTCCTGGCTTCGGTATTGAATGGGGTGGTAAACTCCAACAATTTTAAAAAGAGCAGAAATTTTATAGAATCATGGATAGAGAAACCTTTAATGCCAGTTCCTGGCGGTAATACAGGAATTGTTGGTAATGTATTTGTGGCTCGGAGTTCCCAGTGGTTCAACATGTATGGAAACAATTTCGGTTGGGGACGACCTATTGCTGTAAGGACCGGCGCAAATGGAAAATCTTATGGAATAACTACGGTAAATCCAGGACCAGTTGAAGAAAGTGTTGCTATTGAAATTTGCCTTCCGATTGAAGTTTTTAAGGCTATGGAGAATGATGCTGAATTCATGGAAGCCTTTTCATCTTGA